The sequence TTATGGGACGATTGTCACCCCTGGAACTTTGAACTTTGATCGGAGATGGGCAATTTTTGACGATCAAGGCGAATATGTGAATGGAAAACGTAATTCTCGGGTGCATCAATTATGCACTGAGTTTGATTTAAGTCAACTCATTGTTACGTTTCGTCACAACCAAGGGTCGGTCTCCTTTAACTTAGTCACTGAAACCGATCCAATGAATCAATGGTTGAGTGAGTATTTTCAACAGCCTGTTTTTCTGCAAGAAGAAGCAGCAGGGGGCTTCCCTGACGATTTAGAGGCGTATGGCCCCACGGTGATTAGCACAGCAACCCTAGAAACCGTAGCGAGTTGGTTTCCTTCTTTGACGGTAGAAAATGCGCGATCGCGCTTCCGAGCCAATTTAGAAATTAGTGGTGTTCCCCCGTTTTGGGAAGATCAGTTGTTTGCAGAAACGAGAGAAACTGTTAAGTTTGAAGTGGGTTCAGTCCAGTTAGAAGGCGTTAATCCCTGTCAACGGTGCATTGTTCCCACCCGTGACCCTCACTCAGGAGAAACCTATCCCCAGTTTCAGCGCATCTTTATTCAGCAACGCCAAGCCACCCTCCCTTCATGGACAGTACCGACTCGTTTTAACCATTACTATCGCCTCAGCGTGAATACCCGTATTCCGCCCTCTCAAGTCGGTAAAATTATCAGTGTTGGTGATAAAGTAACAATCTGATAGCAATTCTGACTGCAA comes from Halothece sp. PCC 7418 and encodes:
- a CDS encoding MOSC domain-containing protein, with the translated sequence MVAKIAKILVYPIKSLDGVLCDYGTIVTPGTLNFDRRWAIFDDQGEYVNGKRNSRVHQLCTEFDLSQLIVTFRHNQGSVSFNLVTETDPMNQWLSEYFQQPVFLQEEAAGGFPDDLEAYGPTVISTATLETVASWFPSLTVENARSRFRANLEISGVPPFWEDQLFAETRETVKFEVGSVQLEGVNPCQRCIVPTRDPHSGETYPQFQRIFIQQRQATLPSWTVPTRFNHYYRLSVNTRIPPSQVGKIISVGDKVTI